The nucleotide sequence GGCCACAATCAGCGATAAGATAATGGATGAGAACCGGATGAAAGAACCGGCCGTCGGCCGTCCGTCGGACGGGCTGTAACGACGCTCTTGAGTTGTTAAAGAATGTCCTCCAGGAAGCGCTCAAATTCCGCGGTGTCGTCCGCCGACACCGGTTTCTGCGAGAGCTCCTTCTTTTCCTTCGTTCTGGCGTATTTCTCGGGCGACTTCTGTCGCAGCAGCAGGTGCCGGGCCACGTCGAGGCGGGCGATCACCTCAGCCATGTTCTCCGGGCGTTTGGCGGGTTCGCGGCTGCAGCAGGCCATCGTCAGATTGGACAGCGCCATCGGCACCTTGTTATTCACCTCGTCCGGTCGAGGGACGTCCTTGACCGGGGCCAGATGGATATCGCCGGTGTCCTGCGACATGCTTGTCGGATAGGCCTGGTTGGTCAGGACCCAGTACAGCGAGGCGCCGAAGTTGAAGATGTCGGTCCGCTGATCGAGCATGCCGCGTTTGACCTGTTCGGGCGCGATGTAGTCGGGCGTTCCCTGGACCCGTTTCTTGCGGTGCCCGATCGGACAGCTCTGTCCGAAGTCGATGAGCTTGATGTTCCCGTTGCCGGTCAGCAGGATGTTCTTGGGCTTCATGTCGGCGTGAATGAAGCCGGCCTGGTGGAGCACGTCGAGTCCCCGGGCGACCTTGATGAACAGGTCGATGACGTCCTCCATCTCGATCGGCGGGGCCTGTTTGAGGGTTTTGCCTTCCACATATTCGAGGATCAGGAGCAGTTCCTGCGTCTTGAACCAGCTGCGGACCTTCCGCAGTTCGTACGACTTGCGGATGTACTCGTGGTTGATGCGGCCGCTGACCTGGTGCTCGGTCTGCATCTGCTCGAAGAAGCGGTCGTCATCCTCGGTTTCGCGGATGACCCGCTTGAGCGTATAGATCGTCCCGTTGCCCGGATCCTGAACCTTCCAGATGGTCGATTTGGCCCCTCGACCCAGGTTCTCGAGGACGATGTACTTGTCGATATGTTTCAGGACGTCAGTGCCCATCCGCCACACTAAGTTCAGCGATATTTATAGTATGAATACACTGTCTTTCATCGCATTGTACGGGCGCCGTCCAGATCCGTCAAAGCGAAAGCACCCACTGCGCTGGTATCGGCAAGAACAAACACACTCAACATATATGAGACGCAGACGTTTATCCAGTGTTTCCAAAAAAAAGAATTTAGACCTGCGGTCCACGGCGGAGGCAGATCTGGAGCGTCGGCTGCGGCATGGCAGGCAGACCCCGGCACGGCACGTTAGTTCAGGAGCGGCTTGCGCCAGTTGTAGCACTCGAGCGGGTCGGGATGGCAGGCCCGGTTCGAGAGCTGCGAGTGCAGGTAGATTTTGTGTGCCGGGACATTGCAGCGGGCTTGGAGGTCTCGCAACAGGTTGACCACGGCCTTGGCCTGATCGTGGCTGGCGTGGGTCTGGCCGGGTGCGAGTTGGATACCGATCTGGATTTTGCCGGGATACCCGGTGACATCGCGTTGGTTTTCCCACTGGCTGGTGACCAGCGTCTCGGCCTGGGGCGAGATGGCGAAGTGCACCGCCGGGGCGACGCCGGTGTGCTCATGGGCCAGACACGAGAGCCGCAGATCGCTGCCCACCCGGTGGATCACCACCGCGTCCCACTGGCGCTTGTTGATCGGGGTCTGCGTGCGAGAGGTCGGTGAGGCGTTGTAGGTTGCGGCGAGGTACTTGGCCTCGGCGCTCAACGCTCGGTTGGGTTCAAGCACGCCCAGGAAGACCGCGCCGATCGTCATCGACGCGACCAGCACCGCCAGCACCCATGTCAGCCGAGTCCGATCCACCACCTGCTTTTTCGCTGCTTTCGCCATGAAAATGTTCCCGCGGCAAGACCACCTGTGTTGTTATCTCATACATCGGCGTTTTGCAAGCGATTTGTTTAGCATTCCACCCCAGAAAAAGAGTTTCATTCATAAGAATGGCCGCGGTGTTCCGATAAAAGCCGCCTTGCCAGCATCGACGTCCCGTAACCGATGGCGAATCAGCATTTTCTCGCCCGCTGCAGCGACCGCTCATACTCCGGCAAGAGCTTATCGGCCCGAAAATCGGCGGCCCGGACCGGCCCGCGGGCGGAATACGAATTTCGCAGCGAATGGTCCGATAGAAGCCGCAGAATTGCCTCCGCCAGCATCCGCTCTTCCGGCGTCGGCGGGACGTCGGCACCGTGGAACACGCCGTCCGGAGTCGCCGTCAGCAAGCCGTAGTGCGCCTGCTCGATGCCGTCCGCGCCGCGCCGAAAGTCGCTGGTCGGGGCGAGGATTTCCCGCGGTCCGGATCGCACATCGGTGGCGACCACGGCGGTGCCCGCAGCCAGGCTCTCGAGCACCACCATGCCAAAACCTTCCCACAAGGATGAGAGGGCGAAAACCGAAGCGCGCGAGATGAACTTGTGCGGGTTCGGCTGAAAACC is from Phycisphaerae bacterium and encodes:
- a CDS encoding serine/threonine protein kinase, whose amino-acid sequence is MGTDVLKHIDKYIVLENLGRGAKSTIWKVQDPGNGTIYTLKRVIRETEDDDRFFEQMQTEHQVSGRINHEYIRKSYELRKVRSWFKTQELLLILEYVEGKTLKQAPPIEMEDVIDLFIKVARGLDVLHQAGFIHADMKPKNILLTGNGNIKLIDFGQSCPIGHRKKRVQGTPDYIAPEQVKRGMLDQRTDIFNFGASLYWVLTNQAYPTSMSQDTGDIHLAPVKDVPRPDEVNNKVPMALSNLTMACCSREPAKRPENMAEVIARLDVARHLLLRQKSPEKYARTKEKKELSQKPVSADDTAEFERFLEDIL